The following DNA comes from Photobacterium sp. DA100.
ACAATTGTGTGCCCAGCACCACACAACGATTTTGCACTCACCCAGTACAGTCTCAATACGCCGGTACCTCGAAGAATAAATCCCGACCATTCATCACAACCTTATTGAATCAAATATTAATTTGGCACCACAAAAACATTGTATAAATAATTCAAATCTGAATTTAACCTCCTATACAACGACAAATAAAGCACTGAAAAACCAATGTACTAAAATTACAAAAACCCCAAAACAAAATATAAAAGGAAAAATATTTGTTACCAGCGCAGTAACATTTTGCTTATTTTTATATAGACAAACAGTTTTAGTGCATAAGATTATGCTTTTTACATTCAAGCAACGTGAAAAAATCTGAATAAGATTCCCAACACCCCTTTTAGACACAGTAAAAACAACAACTTAACCAACATAAAACTACTTAAAACCTAGTCAAAACACATAAATACCCATGCGCGTAATCGAGTGACACATGCATTAAAAATGTTAATAAAACAAATATATAGCGTTACCGCATTAATAACAAAACTGTGATAAACCTCTAAGACTGTGAACGCCTTAAGGGTAAAATAAACCCCAGATACGAAAGCAAAGAAATAAATAACTTCTTACTTTGCAATAAAACAAATACAGCCAAACCATTGGCAATAAATAAAGAGAGATACGATCATGAGTAAGTTCTATGTAGGTTCTGAAATAGGCCAACTGCGTCGCGTTCTTCTTCATCGCCCTGAGCGAGCTCTCACTCACCTGACGCCTTCTAACTGCCACGATCTACTATTTGATGATGTACTGGCTGTTGAACGCGCTGGCGAAGAGCATGACGTATTTGCCAACACACTGCGTGAGCAAGGTGTTGAGGTCTTCCTACTACACGACATGCTGGCTGAAACCCTAGCGGTTCCTGAAGCCAAAGACTGGCTGCTAGGCACCCAGATCTCTGACTACCGTTTCGGCCCAACTTTCGCCAATGATGTACGCTGCTTCCTAGCAGATCTACCTCATCGCGAACTAGCATCAATCCTACTGGGCGGCTTGGCATACTCTGAGCTACCAATCCAGTCATCTTCTATGCTGCAGGGCATGCATGAGCCAAGCGACTTCATCATCGAGCCGCTTCCAAACCACCTGTTCACCCGTGATACTTCATGCTGGGTATATGGCGGTGTTTCTATCAACCCAATGGCTAAACCTGCTCGCCAGCGTGAAACCAACCACCTACGTGCTATCTACCGCTGGCACCCAACCTTCGCCGGTGAAGACTTCATCAAGTACTTCGGTGACGAAGAGAAGCTATACGACAACTCGACTATCGAAGGCGGCGACGTGCTGGTTATCGGTAAAGGCTCAGTGCTTATCGGTATGTCCGAGCGTACAACAGCACAAGGTGTTGAGCAGTTGGCGTCAAGCCTATTCAAGCACGGTCAGGCCAAGCAGGTTATTGCGATGGAGCTACCTAAGCACCGCTCTTGCATGCACCTAGACACCGTAATGACGCACATGCGTGAAGATACCTTCTCGGTTTACCCAGAAGTGGTCCGCAAAGATGTGAAATGCTGGAGCCTAACTGGCGACGAGTCTGGCGCAGTGAAAGCGAAAGAAGAAGGCTACTTCGTAACTGCTATCGAGAAAGCACTGGGTGTCGGTCAGCTGAACCTTATCACCACCGGTGGTGACAGCTTCGAAGCTGAGCGTGAGCAGTGGAACGATGCGAACAACGTACTGACTGTTAAGCCAGGTGTTGTTATCGGTTACGAGCGCAACGTCTACACCAACGAGAAATACGACAAGGCAGGCATCACAGTCCTACCTATCCCAGGTGATGAACTAGGCCGCGGCCGTGGTGGTGCTCGCTGCATGAGCTGCCCAATCGAGCGTGACGGTATCTAATACCGAGGCAACTAGCCTAACCTAACGGCCGGTGCCCGGCACCGGCCACACAACAGCAAGACCTCTCAGAATCCAGGCAAAAAGCCAAACAAAACAATAACTGAGAGTAAAAACCAAGAGAGACGATCACATGACCAAGCAAACT
Coding sequences within:
- the arcA gene encoding arginine deiminase: MSKFYVGSEIGQLRRVLLHRPERALTHLTPSNCHDLLFDDVLAVERAGEEHDVFANTLREQGVEVFLLHDMLAETLAVPEAKDWLLGTQISDYRFGPTFANDVRCFLADLPHRELASILLGGLAYSELPIQSSSMLQGMHEPSDFIIEPLPNHLFTRDTSCWVYGGVSINPMAKPARQRETNHLRAIYRWHPTFAGEDFIKYFGDEEKLYDNSTIEGGDVLVIGKGSVLIGMSERTTAQGVEQLASSLFKHGQAKQVIAMELPKHRSCMHLDTVMTHMREDTFSVYPEVVRKDVKCWSLTGDESGAVKAKEEGYFVTAIEKALGVGQLNLITTGGDSFEAEREQWNDANNVLTVKPGVVIGYERNVYTNEKYDKAGITVLPIPGDELGRGRGGARCMSCPIERDGI